The Cyclopterus lumpus isolate fCycLum1 chromosome 6, fCycLum1.pri, whole genome shotgun sequence genome contains a region encoding:
- the ehf gene encoding ETS homologous factor, translating into MSVTPSTTLDSLLTASWSPRNSYSDVSMVTPGYTSRLWPRDFQPQFWSKFQVWEWLQQVMDMHQIDTSTIPFQNFDIDGHQLCSLSYQDFIHAAGSVGPILFHSITELKWSGQYHVDAGQLELKPEIDYSCSFSDVSYPPGDIFDPSIPPVAPLASPTPSSPDIKRSFSRQVKKHNPRGTHLWEFIRDILLNPERNPGLIKWEDRPEGVFRFLKSDAVAQLWGKKKNNSSMTYEKLSRAMRYYYKREILERVDGRRLVYKFGRNARGWRESDK; encoded by the exons ATGAGCGTAACTCCATCCACCACCCTGGACAGCCTGCTGACTGCTAGCTGGAGCCCGAGGAACTCGTATTCTGATG TTTCGATGGTGACTCCTGGTTACACAAGTCGCCTGTGGCCTCGTGACTTCCAGCCTCAGTTCTGGAGTAAATTCCAGGTGTGGGAGTGGCTGCAGCAGGTCATGGACATGCACCAGATCGATACCTCCACCATTCCCTTCCAAAACTTTGACATCGACGGCCATCAGCTCTGCAGCCTGAGCTACCAGGACTTCATCCATGCTGCCGGCAGCGTGGGACCCATCCTCTTCCACAGCATCACAGAGCTCAAGTGGAGCG GTCAGTACCATGTGGATGCAGGGCAACTAGAACTCAAACCAGAAA TAGACTACTCCTGTTCATTTTCAGACGTCAGCTATCCACCTGGAG ATATCTTCGATCCCTCGATTCCCCCTGTCGCCCCTCTTGCATCACCCACCCCTTCCAGCCCTG ATATCAAAAGGTCTTTCAGTCGTCAGGTCAAAAAACACA ACCCAAGAGGGACCCACTTGTGGGAGTTCATCAGGGACATTCTGCTCAACCCAGAGCGAAACCCGGGGCTGATCAAGTGGGAGGATCGGCCGGAGGGGGTTTTCCGCTTCCTTAAGTCAGATGCGGTGGCACAGTTATGgggcaagaagaagaataacAGCAGCATGACCTATGAGAAACTAAGCCGGGCAATGAG ATATTACTACAAAAGAGAAATCCTAGAGCGAGTAGATGGACGCAGGCTGGTTTACAAGTTTGGAAGGAATGcaagaggatggagggagtcAGACAAGTGA